The sequence tGTAGCCGAAGTGAGTTTGTTCACAAATGCCCAAGGACTATTCGGGAATGAGTTAGCTGTTAGGACAAGAAAGATTAGAGCACCaggttagttatttagttttgtttatttaaatgattagattgtatttttgctaaaataggtgaattgtttcactaaattgttaatatctatacTACAGCTGAATGGTGGGCTGCATATGGAGCTTCAGCTCCAAATTTGCAAAAGTTTGCAATGAAAGTCCTCAACTTAACATGCAGTGCATCAGGTTGTGAACGGAAttggagcatctttgaaaatgtgagtgaccaaatccaaaataattacaagtaatagtctaatagagtcttgaatgtaacttaaaagttaaaactttaaaatatatttatgagcttATGAATTTTTGCAGATTCATAGCAAGAGGAGAAATAGGTTAGATCATCAACGCTTGAATGATTTGGTGTACATCAAGTATAATCGAGCCTTGAAGAGAAGATACAATGAACGTAACACCATTGACccaatttccttgaaagatatagatgatagtaatgaatggttgatagggagaatggaagatgaggattctcatggaggtgcacaagatgattttgtatttgatgatgacaaTTTGACATGGGGTGATGTTGCTAGAGCTGCTGGAGCTGAGGAGGCCAGGTTTGATACTAGAGCTAGAGCTAGAGCAAGCTCAAGCATAATACCACCAACAAGGGGGATAACTTCAAGTTCTAGAACTTTGCCTTCTTATTCactaatagatgaagataaagatggagacatggttgattcagcagatgaagaagatggggaaggctacaaatgtggtgatggaaatgatgatgatgatgattttgttgatttagaggaggagtgatgattgcttgttgtggacaaatttgtGATTTAAGTGTTTgttaatgatgtttttgaattgtggacaaatttcatgttttggacctttaggtttggaaactttggatttggatatgtattaggcaattagcaatatggatttggatttgtttttatgcttggagttctttatttttatgttttttgtttattaaattgaagttttggatgatatttgatgatttatgtgtttaggacaaataaatgattgttaaatttgattatattatataaaaatatatatgtaaattagggtgcgcctcacttcactaaagcccgcgcCTTAGATGCGACTTGCGCCTCAGGCTCCAGGACTACTTTGCgccttggtgcgccttgagccttttaaaactatgcttATCAGCGAGTCGCCACTACTttatttcatgacatgatgcataagGATGTTGAGGTGTACGTTGATGACATGATAGTAAAGTCCCATGATAGGGCAGATCATTTGGCAGCTTTAGAGAGATTATTTCAGAGGATCAGGAAATTCAAGCTAGGACTGAATCCCAAAAAGTGCATATTCGGTGTGTCTTTTGGGAAATTACTAGGATATATGGTCATTGAGCGAGTCATAGAGGTTGATTCCGATAAGATTagagccatacttgacatgcctgcacccaAGACTAAGAAAAATGTCAGAGGTTTTCTAAGCAGATTGCAGTATATCAGTAGCTTCATTACCATATTGATAGATATATGTGAGCCTATTTTCCGTCTTTTAAAGAAGAATTAACCTACAGTCTAGAATGATGATTGTTAGCATGCTTTTGAAAGAATTAATGAGTATCTCATTTCCCTTCTAGTTTTAATGTCTCCTATACTAGGACATTCACTGATCTTGTACTTGTCAGTTTCGAACATAGTTttaggatgcatgttagctcagcttGATGATTCAGGGAAGGAGTAAGCTATTTACTATTTGAGTAAAATGATGGAGTTTGGGATGAGATATGTTGTGATTAAGCGCTTCTGCTTGGCACTGGTTTAGGCCACtaggagattgaggcattaTATGACAGAGTATTTAGTGCACTTGATTTCCCGTCTTATTCCGTTAAGATACTTGTTTAATATGCCTACTTTGGCTAGTAGACTGATGAGATGGCTAGTGCTtcttacaaaatttgatattcaGTACATCTCTCATAAATCCATTAAGGTGAGCGTTGTTGCAAATCATCTAGCGTCCTTACCAACAATTGAGAGTAAACCAGTTGCTAACGATTTTCCAAATGAGGAGTTTGTCGCTATGACTAGGTTATCAGGTTgccgcatgtactttgatgaaACAGGTAATCATTTGAGGTATGGGAtaggtgtagaccctcaattttgtcctttaacacttgcatttatcttagggtgtcacatgcacccaatttttattttattttatttatttattttcgtaTGGCACCGCCATGGCCACCCTTTTGGGCTTGATCGATTTTCGAGCCTTGTGTAGGTTCATCTACGGTCCAATGAAGTGCGAGTGTGTAGTTCATTTTGGATGTCGTCATGGCCAATTCCAtagttgttcacatcatgctaAAGGAAGTAAGgtccccaaagtttcagttCAGCCCGAGTTCATAGGAGTAGGTTTGAATAtggagcacttgggcttgtttcaATCATATATCCCTCATCCGAACTCAGAATcgtgcaccatttttttttatatagactccttgttcttcaaggaatattttgtcaaattttcaaatttttttctcaactggCTCGACCGATCCCCAAAATTTCAGTTCAGCCCGAGTTCATAGGAGCAAGTTCGAATATGGAGCACTTAGGCTTGTTTCGATCATATATCCTTCATCCGAACTCTGAATCGTGCgccattttctttatatactccttgttcttcaaggaatatattgtcaaaattttaatttttttctcaatcggttggcaaccggttcaaccggttcattGGGCCAACCTGTATAGAGCATTGATTTTGGAGCCCCAATCCTACATGGCTCgggcccataagctccagatcggTCTTGGGCAATAttttgggtccattttgggccttagTTAAGGTTTTTTGCAGcccaccatgaatccatatggattcttggtggtgaagcaagggAGTAAATGTGGAGAGAGCTCACCTCGTGACTGTGAGGAGTGTTTATGAGGCTGGTTTTCGAGGTTGATGGGGGCATTTTCCAGAGCTGAATGAGGGAAAAACGAATATGGAAGTGGAAGGAGCAGGGATTCTAGTATAAAAATCCAGAATGGAAAGAAAGAATGactttttcctttgcattttttctaGGGGAAAAAACTCTGTCCAAGTTTGGTGAGAGGAGAACAATCTGGTAAGTActaattcttttccttttagattTACTTCTCTGTTTAAGATACTGCAAAAACTTCTATGGCTGTTTCAAATAAGGAGTGTTTGATGATTTAGTACTGTTCTTCTTTGCATCATTTTGATCTATTTCCCAGTTCATAGCTCGATCGATATGTAATTGTTGcatggtttcatttttttttatatatatatatttgctatGGATGTCTCATTTTGGGTTGGTTCTGATCAGGAATGAGGGGAGTGACTTACTTTTGATGTGTGAGTAATAGGGTTACTGCCTTCATTAGTTTTGGCTTTGGTTGAAGGTTATTGTGACCTCCTGATTGTTAAGGAAAGGATTCTTGTGGCCTTAGTTTTAATAAGGTTGGGTGGCTCGGGCTTGGCCTTCTACAAGGAACACATTGTATTGTTTCGATCtgttctccctcatccgggcttggaattgaccgctgtttttttttttttttttttggattccttattctttgaggaatctgttgttaaagtttcaaaatttttctcaatcgaTTGGACCAactgggaaccggttcaacaggtCCCATTAGGCAGCCTCGTTTAATAAACACATTGCATTGTTTTGGTCGTTTCTCCCTCATCCAGGCTTGGAATTGagagccatttttttttgttggattccttattctctgAGAAATTTGTTggtaaatttttagaatttttctcatTCAGTTGAACTAGTTGGAAACTAGTTCAACAAGTTCTGCTGGGCAGCCCCAATTTTAACATGCTTTGACTcccattttgttgtggcttGAGCCCTTAGGCTCCAAGGCAATGGTGGGCCACCTTTAGGGTCAAAGTTCAGTTTGGTTAGATTTCATGTGAGCCCAATTCATGGATGGGAAGAATGTGGGTTAAGTGAGCATGGTTTGGTTTGATGAAATTTAGAGGGATGTgtgcaaaagaaagcaaaccatttatttcatttcgaTCTGCTTCCCTCCCTTGTGGGTATGAGATTTGATGTTTGATCGAGAGTGCATGTTGTATGCTTGTATTACTTGCCTCACATTTTCCTTGCAGCGCATAGttggggaccacaggtatgcacttcggctttggataatgaaattcacATGAATGCTTGTGCATGATtgctatgtatatttgttgtgcATTTGAGCTTATTGATTGACCTCTTATGCAGTGCTTGGCTGGGGACCTCGTGTATGCACTCTGATTTTGACTTATTGAGTGTATGTGCATGATAAATACTAGGCGGGTCTATGTGATTCATGTCATTTGTTCAGCCCAAGGTTTGTTtaatctttgacccatatgctctcATATACCTagttcattagtagagaccgagttccgggcctagagaGGTGCTACCTCGCGTAAAGTACCTTCCCGGACCAAGAATCTAGTTTTCACAAACCGTTTTTTCCTTATTGAagttgattcatgcctaattggtgtctcagctgattcgtgtccagctggtgctccttgatggcgggagtaatcaacaaaatttataacctacaacaccatgaactagggtagcaaagaaaaagctactatagcatagtggctctaggatcgttcactgggaagggtactcaaactaaaaatgataccaactcaaagtgaattggtgctgtttcatttcaagaatagcttaagaaataaaacacaaactttggttgaaaaaggtttggacttagattaacaacacagcaagtgatgaaaattacttaagaagaaaaacattccttggagattcaggtttacaggggaggttcctcatgcaatagcatagctccggtcagttggttcaattcttcacattagagaattaacataaagtcaattctctaacaggtgctgcacaaatgcatccctcaattggatttcagctttaattctctcactgatgcaacttgcaatggtttgagcctctcactagcctttaccattcaaggtgatctttaaccttggacttcatttcacaagctcgcaagagataactaatggatgtctccttggagtccaaaagcttaccaagtgttggcaattctagaaaatcctacctttaagtcacctaccaaaggctcgcaaggggtaaactagtgcatctccatggttagagatcacttgccttaccaagtgttggcccaggtgactccaaggcattttaagttaactaaaaacgtagaaaccattcatgggacacactttctattcattcatagctgaaaccacaaagcttctgattcttgcacttggaacctttcccggcaacct is a genomic window of Vitis riparia cultivar Riparia Gloire de Montpellier isolate 1030 chromosome 1, EGFV_Vit.rip_1.0, whole genome shotgun sequence containing:
- the LOC117920189 gene encoding uncharacterized protein LOC117920189, yielding MGYIYEAMNRAKDAIVISFNGNEEKYKEIFNIIDKRWEIQLHRPLHAAGYFLNPEFFYDKPEIEHDAEIMSDLYKCILRLTRDPAKQEKVVAEVSLFTNAQGLFGNELAVRTRKIRAPAEWWAAYGASAPNLQKFAMKVLNLTCSASGCERNWSIFENIHSKRRNRLDHQRLNDLVYIKYNRALKRRYNEQLLELRRPGLILELELEQAQA